A region of the Bactrocera neohumeralis isolate Rockhampton unplaced genomic scaffold, APGP_CSIRO_Bneo_wtdbg2-racon-allhic-juicebox.fasta_v2 ctg2522, whole genome shotgun sequence genome:
GGTTCTAcaccctaatataagattgtgaaattgctccaaatacactgtcgctattgctataggacaactctatgacaactccactaacatcaaaacggctagttagcataaatatgtaaagttcatatttttacgcaacttgatatcgattgcttaatgtgtatgtatcaaaaattcgattctacaccttaatataatcttgtgaagttgttccatatacactgtcgctatttctgtaggacaactctatgacaactccaataacatcaaaacggctagttagcataaatatgtaaagttcatatttttacgcaactcggtatcgattgcttaatgtgcatgtactaaaaaatcagttctacaccttaatataagattgttaaattgctccaaatacactgtcgttatggctatacgacaactctatgacaacttcaataacatcaaaacggcgagttagcacaaatatgtaaagttcatatttttacgcaacttgatatcggttgcttaatgtgtatgtatcaaaaaatcgattctacacctcaacttaagattgtgaaattgctccaaagacactgtcgctatggctatacgacaactctatgacaactccaataacatcaaaacggctagttagcataaatatataaagttcatatttttacgcaacttgatatcgattgcttaatgtgtatgtaccaaaaaatcggttctacaccttaatataagattgtgaaattgttccaaatacactgtcgctatttctgtaggacaactctatgacaactccaataacatcaaaacgggtaattaggaaaaagttcatatttttacgcaacttgatatcgattgcttaatgtgtgtgtactaaaaatcgattctacaatttaatataagattgtgaaattgctccaaatacactgtcgctattgctatagaacaactctatgacaactccaataacatcaaaacggctaatttgcataaatatgtaaagttcatatttttacgcatcttgatatcgattgtttaatgtgtgtgtactaaaaaatcgattctacaccttaatataagattgtgaaattgctccaaagacactgtcgctatggctatacgacaactctatgacaactccaataacatcaaaacggcgagttagcataaatatgtaaagttcatatttttacgcaacctgatatcgattgcataatgtttatgtaccaaaaaatcaattctactccttaatataagattgtgaaattgctccaaacccactgtcgctatggctatacgacaactctatgacaactccaataacatcaaaacggctagttagcataaatatgtaaagttcatatttttacgcaacttggtatcgagtgcttaatgtgtatgtactaaaaagtCGGTTCTAcaccctaatataagattgtgaagttgtCAGCGCCTAATTTCTTTTTACCACCCCTAGTGAGTATATAACAAACCATTGCCAGTTAGCCGTTAAGAGTTTTCACTCAACGGTTAATAACTTTCACTCAACTGGCAATGGTTTCGTTGAAAACTCCCGCGTAGCAAGCGAGCCTGGGAGTCGcgcactttcacttttttagcGATCGAAGCAATCAAGACGTCGTCCACCGGCCATCACAACCAGCATCACCACAAGCACAAACCGTAAGTAATTTTGTTGGTAAtcacaatttaataaagaaccaatattttaatttggtatattaaatacaaacttTGTGGTTTCATTTGCTAACACACTCCCTTTTTTTTCCTGTTTCATATTCTCAACGATCGACGCATCGTCCGCGAGTGACTCGTCGAACGTTCGAGATatattcatggtccttcgagccggattttAATCGACTATATTTCACAAACCAGCAAGCAAGTTTTCAACACCACACCAATTGGGATTCACGAGGCGCCACAAACCCAAGCAAGTTTCAACACCACACCAATTGGGATTCACGAGGCGCCACAAACCCAAGCAAGTTTTCAACACCACACCAATTGGGATTCACGAGGCGCTGCACACCAGCAAGCAAGTTTTTTAACACAATACACTTCACACCAACTCAGGCAAATCTAAGGTACGTGATTGCTTTAATATCACTTGGATataaatcgttaaaaaaaaaaaaaaaaaggaaacaaagtcgttttttaatcgcatttttaatattggtgacaattataaatctttatataagAAAAGTGACAAAGTGACTAGTGTTTTTTAGTGTTTTAgtgaaataattgcaaaaacaaaataatccgTAAGTGCACGGTTACGTTTACCGGATTTTGTGCGGTAATACTTTTCTcatacattttttcacaaatcacTTACGGcactaattttttgattttttctcaattttcgaTTTTGTGCGGTAATACCTTTTTCACATATCACTTACGGcactaatttttgatttttctcaattttcgaTTTTGTGCGGTAATACCCTTTTCACATATCACTTACGGcactaatttttgattttttctcaatttttcgattttgtgcggtaatattttttcatatatcacTTACGgcactgatttttgtttttttttcactgagACACTGCACTTTTTCACTTTCAaacacttttttgtcacaaactGATTTTCGTTGGCGTATCTTGGGTGGCGAGCCATATAAAGtgttgcatatatatacatacttacgtacgATTACACATATATTCTCGTTTTTGGTTGGCAGTGGTGTGCTGCAACtcacatatatattaaataaagtacaATAAGCCAGATATATTGCGATATCGGCTActagttgaaaattttgtttgctaaaaTATATCCAATAAATCAAGTATTATTGACGAGCCAGATATATTCCGATATCGGCTactagttaaaaatttttttttttttcgtttgctgaCTTATATTCAATAAATCATATATTATTGACCAGCCAGATATATTGCGATATCGGCTAAAacagtcaaaaaaattttctttattctaTTTTCTTGTTTGGTTGGCAGTGGTGtgctgcaaataaaaatttacaatagtggggaattattttcaaagcgATTCCCATATTCTTTAGGCCAAAGTCTGCTCAGTCTTGAGTATTACTATattcctttaaatttaaatttgaattttcaattcttcttGTCACTTATACCAACACCATGGAAGCTTTCACGCGCCTAGTGGACTACGTTGTCGAATACGAGTCTGAATTCAGTGCTGCATCAAAGGACATCTCGAAGAACGCTCTTGTGATGCAACAAGACGAGCTGAGAGAGATGTGGTGCAAAGCGAAAGCTGCCCATGACGACCTCAACAGCAAAGGGGACATGTCTGCAAAGGACTATgcccttattaaaaaaaaattcaagctaGGTGGTCAATGCTACATACGTTGCATGGGGGCAATGAAGGATATGTCTGAGATCCTCTCAACCCCCAAAGACACAGAAAAGTCTGCTGAGGTAGACAATAACCACTCCCTTCCGCCTTGCGATACCGATGTTTTCAAAGGAGACTACCTTTCATGGCCAACATTCCGGGATATGTTCACGGCCGTATACATCAAAAGCAAGCGCCTGTCACCTGTTGAGAAATTATACCATCTCAACAAAAAGACTCAAGGGGAAGCGAAGGTTATTGTGTCGAAATGCCCTCTTACAAATGATGGCTTTGCAATGGCATGGAAGGGTTTAACTGACATGTACGAGAATGAGCGAATTCTCGTTGAAACCCAAGTCGACATACTGCTCGACTTACCGTCAATCGACAAGGAGTGCTCGGTTTCGATAAAATGGCTACAGCGGGAGATCAACAGCTGCATCTCCTGCCTGACAGCCAATAAAGTGGACATTGGGAACTGGGACCCAATCATAATCCGCATATGTTCCAAGAGACTGCCACAAGCAACATTAGCCCTGTGGGAACAGTCTGtaaagaacaaaacaaaaacgtcaAAGTGGGAGGAATTGGACAACTTCCTCACGGATAGATACCGTGATTTAGAGGCAATCGAACGTGCCAAGAAATCGTCCAATTCTGTAAAGCCTGTCAGTGCACCCACACagaacagaaacaacaacaatagccatCAGAACAGACTCGGCGCCTTCCAAGTAAGCGTTGAGAAATCAACATGTCTGATGTGCAAAAGCGCAGATCACAAATTAAGATCTTGCCCCATGTTTCTTAACATGGCACCGGCGGACAGGATCAAGTTCGCTAAGCGCAACAATCGCTGCATCAATTGCCTCGGCTTTGGGCATTTAGTGTCGCAATGCACCAGTGCATTCAACTGCAGCACGTGCCACGCGAGGCATCACACACTACTACATTTGAGGACAGTGCAGCCTAGCAGCCAAAGAGGCTCATCTACGCCATCGGACGAGATTCCGTCTACGTCCAGGCAAGCGCAGCAGAGACGCAACTTCAACAAGTCGAAAGGCAAGCCAACGACTCAAGTACAGTCGTGCTTCGCTAACAGCGACAAAGGTGTCTTGTTAGGAACGgcacaaataaatgtaaattacaGCGGCGTTACTTATGCCGCAAGAGCACTCATCGACTCGGGGTCAGAGTGCTCTTTCATCACAGAAAGGCTGAAGCGCAGAATCAACTTGCCAGTGCGGAAGATAAATGCCCAGGTGTCAGGCATCAACAACACCGTATCTGCGCAAGTGAAGGAATCATGTTGTGTCGAGTTGCGGTCACCAATAGACCCACTTATATCGATCACAACGAACATGATGGTTCTGCCGAAATTAACGGGAAACTTGCCGACTTGCCATATTAGCGCACTAACTCGGCAGGCTTTCCCAGATCTCACGTTGGCGGATAAGAGGTTCTTCGTCAATGAACCCGTGGACGTCATACTCGGTGGTGACGTCTATCCCCAGATTATGCTGGATGGCATACGCAAGAACGTGCTGGGATCACTTCTTGCGCAAGAGACAGTGTTCGGTTGGATAGTCACAGGGCGTGCTAATACAATTAAGCCAACCAACACTTGCGTCTCTTATTATAACGAAATATCGCTGGAAAAGCAGTTAGCTTCGTTCTGGGAATTGGAAGAGATCTCCAAGGAAAAGAAATTAAGCGAGGAGGACAGGTACTGTGAAGAGCTCTATAAAGAGACAACGAAGCGAAATGAAGACGGGAAATACGTTGTATCGCTACCATTCAGGAAAGACTATCCGGTCAACATTAGTCTAGGTAGTTCCTTAAAGATTGCGTACTCCCAGTTTTATCGCAATGAAGCTCGTTTGTCCAGAGACGAGAACCTGCAAAAAGAATACAACAGAGTGTTAAACGAATATGTTGAGCTGGGTCATATGGCAAAGATACATACCAATCAAACGGCCGACTCTAGTAACAACTATTACCTGCCTCACCACGCCGTAAAAAAGGAAGAGAGCACATCGACAAAGGTGCGTGTGGTGTTCAATGCATCGCAAGCCACTTCAAACGGCACTTCGCTGAATGACATCCTTCTCCCCGGTCCAGTTCTTCAGGCAGATTTGACCATATTAATTCTGCGATGgcgtttatttaaatatgttttcaatagCGATATTGAGAAAATGTATCGCCAAATCCTATTGAAAGCTGATCAAACGAAGTACCAGCGAATCGTTTTCCGCAACCATCCGACCGAACAAACAAATCTTTTTGAATTGAAGACGGTAACGTTCGGAATCAACTGCGCTCCTTATCTGGCAATAAGGACGTTACTCCAATTAGCTGACGACGTTGAAAGCTCACTACCAGTAGCCTCAAACATACTCAGGAAGTGCATGTATGTTGATGATGTCTTAGCAGGTGGACACTCTGTAGAGGCTGCAATTAAAGCTAGAAATGAGATAAAAACAGCATTGGAGTCGGCAGGTTTCCCATTAAGAAAATGGACAGCCAACTGTGGAAGAATTTTACAAGGCCTTCCAAAAGATCACTTGCTAAACAAAGAGTTTTTAGACTTCGAAGACACAAGTGATGTCAAGGCTCTTGGGATAAGGTGGAATGCGCACACTGACTTCTTCTACTTTAAAACAAAACCTATACTCAGCCCAGAATCATATACAAAGAGAGCGATCCTATCAGATATCGCCAAACTTTTTGACCCATTAGGATGGCTAGCACCGATTATCGTCACAGCCAAAATGATAATGCAACATATTTGGTTGGAAGGAACACAATGGGACGAGTTTGTATCTCCTACCACATTGGATCGTTGGCACACATTCATGGATAACCACAGGTACATAAACAACATTAAAATTCCACGATGGGTCCACTTCTCGCCGACGGACGATGTGTCCATTCATGGTTTCTGCGATGCATCAGAGAAAGCATACGCAGCAACGGTCTACCTGCGCGTAAGGACAAGCAACGAAGTTTTCGTCAGCCTACTATTGGCAAAAACCAGAGTAGCGCCTGTCAAAACTATCTCTTTACCGCGTCTGGAACTGTGCGGCG
Encoded here:
- the LOC126766784 gene encoding uncharacterized protein LOC126766784, whose product is MEAFTRLVDYVVEYESEFSAASKDISKNALVMQQDELREMWCKAKAAHDDLNSKGDMSAKDYALIKKKFKLGGQCYIRCMGAMKDMSEILSTPKDTEKSAEVDNNHSLPPCDTDVFKGDYLSWPTFRDMFTAVYIKSKRLSPVEKLYHLNKKTQGEAKVIVSKCPLTNDGFAMAWKGLTDMYENERILVETQVDILLDLPSIDKECSVSIKWLQREINSCISCLTANKVDIGNWDPIIIRICSKRLPQATLALWEQSVKNKTKTSKWEELDNFLTDRYRDLEAIERAKKSSNSVKPVSAPTQNRNNNNSHQNRLGAFQVSVEKSTCLMCKSADHKLRSCPMFLNMAPADRIKFAKRNNRCINCLGFGHLVSQCTSAFNCSTCHARHHTLLHLRTVQPSSQRGSSTPSDEIPSTSRQAQQRRNFNKSKGKPTTQVQSCFANSDKGVLLGTAQINVNYSGVTYAARALIDSGSECSFITERLKRRINLPVRKINAQVSGINNTVSAQVKESCCVELRSPIDPLISITTNMMVLPKLTGNLPTCHISALTRQAFPDLTLADKRFFVNEPVDVILGGDVYPQIMLDGIRKNVLGSLLAQETVFGWIVTGRANTIKPTNTCVSYYNEISLEKQLASFWELEEISKEKKLSEEDRYCEELYKETTKRNEDGKYVVSLPFRKDYPVNISLGSSLKIAYSQFYRNEARLSRDENLQKEYNRVLNEYVELGHMAKIHTNQTADSSNNYYLPHHAVKKEESTSTKVRVVFNASQATSNGTSLNDILLPGPVLQADLTILILRWRLFKYVFNSDIEKMYRQILLKADQTKYQRIVFRNHPTEQTNLFELKTVTFGINCAPYLAIRTLLQLADDVESSLPVASNILRKCMYVDDVLAGGHSVEAAIKARNEIKTALESAGFPLRKWTANCGRILQGLPKDHLLNKEFLDFEDTSDVKALGIRWNAHTDFFYFKTKPILSPESYTKRAILSDIAKLFDPLGWLAPIIVTAKMIMQHIWLEGTQWDEFVSPTTLDRWHTFMDNHRYINNIKIPRWVHFSPTDDVSIHGFCDASEKAYAATVYLRVRTSNEVFVSLLLAKTRVAPVKTISLPRLELCGAVLLAETVESVVNNLELTHLKLKLWTDSTIVLAWIRKPPCSWSTFVSHRVTKIIEKVGNANWNHVDSGSNPADLASRGLMAQDLVENTLWWQGPSWLQEDQSKWPLRQNDYETTIEEKQSCLISSEEIKATTRRLIINTQKQKYGQEYGCLKSGKPIDAKSEILSLNPFLDKDEVLRTGGRLVYPSSLFAWRKSADVTANAGTVLDSKGEKLDPIHHP